From one Flavobacterium sp. N502536 genomic stretch:
- a CDS encoding aldehyde dehydrogenase (NADP(+)) yields the protein MITGKNYVGSTLKAAGDKTFKTFNPQLNVENPWVFTEATPEEIEETVALAHQAFGTYKKSSGLERAGFLNAIADEIVALGNDLLVQYCSESGFPMGRAEGERGRMVGQLRAFAQMLIEGSWVQAAIDTAITDRVPAPKEDLRKILVPLGPVVVFGSSNFPFAFSTAGGDTASALAAGCPVIVKSHSMHIGTGEMVASAIIKAAQKTNMPEGVFSNLIGGGTTLGTALVKHPLVKAVGFTGSIRAGRALFDLAAQRPEPIPVFAEMGSVNPVVLLPKAVAVNSQKWATAYAGSITLGAGQFCTNPGLLFGIKGAELNKFSEELTQAIEKIEPFCMLHPSMKEGFEEGSAALIAQNGVTKIAEYKGEAAPNYGVQKVLTVDGKTFLENKTLSHEVFGPVSVLVQCDDEQQLLKIVNQLDGQLTGTIIGESEELKDQEELIAAMQNKVGRLIFNGVPTGVEVCPSMIHGGPYPASSDSRFTAVGIHAVYRWVRPFSYQNWPDELLPAELQNENPLQILRTLNNIQTKSQI from the coding sequence ATGATTACAGGAAAAAATTACGTGGGAAGTACACTTAAGGCCGCTGGTGATAAGACATTCAAAACGTTTAATCCGCAGCTTAATGTCGAAAATCCCTGGGTTTTTACAGAAGCAACTCCTGAAGAAATTGAAGAAACAGTTGCTTTGGCGCATCAGGCGTTTGGTACCTATAAAAAAAGTTCAGGTCTTGAAAGAGCAGGTTTTTTAAATGCTATTGCAGATGAAATCGTAGCTTTAGGAAATGATTTGTTAGTTCAGTATTGCAGTGAATCCGGCTTTCCAATGGGCAGAGCAGAGGGAGAACGCGGAAGAATGGTTGGTCAGCTACGCGCGTTTGCCCAAATGCTCATTGAAGGGAGCTGGGTTCAGGCTGCAATTGATACGGCAATAACGGACAGAGTTCCTGCGCCAAAAGAAGATTTGCGTAAAATTTTGGTACCCTTAGGCCCAGTTGTGGTTTTTGGATCCAGTAATTTTCCGTTTGCATTTTCAACAGCTGGCGGCGATACGGCTTCGGCTTTAGCAGCAGGTTGTCCTGTGATTGTAAAAAGTCACTCCATGCATATAGGAACCGGTGAAATGGTTGCCTCAGCGATTATCAAAGCAGCGCAAAAAACAAATATGCCCGAAGGAGTTTTCTCCAATCTTATTGGTGGAGGAACAACACTTGGAACTGCATTGGTGAAACATCCATTGGTGAAAGCGGTTGGTTTTACAGGAAGTATTCGTGCCGGAAGAGCTTTGTTTGATCTTGCAGCACAGCGACCAGAACCTATTCCGGTTTTTGCCGAAATGGGAAGTGTGAACCCGGTAGTACTTTTGCCAAAAGCAGTAGCGGTAAACAGTCAAAAATGGGCTACTGCCTATGCGGGATCCATTACGCTTGGAGCAGGTCAGTTTTGTACCAATCCGGGATTGTTGTTTGGAATTAAGGGAGCCGAATTAAATAAATTTTCGGAAGAATTAACTCAGGCCATTGAAAAAATAGAACCATTTTGTATGTTGCATCCTTCAATGAAAGAAGGTTTTGAAGAAGGATCGGCAGCGCTGATAGCTCAAAATGGAGTTACCAAAATTGCAGAATACAAAGGTGAAGCAGCACCAAATTACGGGGTACAAAAAGTGCTTACGGTAGACGGAAAAACGTTCTTAGAAAATAAAACCTTAAGCCATGAGGTTTTCGGACCTGTTTCGGTACTGGTACAATGCGACGATGAGCAACAGCTGTTAAAAATCGTCAATCAGTTAGACGGACAATTAACAGGAACAATTATTGGAGAATCTGAAGAATTAAAAGATCAGGAAGAACTCATTGCAGCGATGCAGAACAAAGTAGGAAGATTGATTTTTAACGGAGTTCCTACAGGAGTTGAGGTTTGTCCTTCAATGATTCACGGAGGTCCTTATCCGGCCTCTTCTGATTCGAGATTTACTGCGGTTGGAATTCATGCAGTCTATCGCTGGGTACGACCATTTAGCTATCAGAATTGGCCAGATGAATTGTTGCCTGCAGAATTGCAAAATGAAAATCCATTACAGATTTTAAGAACCTTAAATAATATTCAAACAAAATCCCAGATATAA
- a CDS encoding dihydrodipicolinate synthase family protein, whose product MSIQWKGVMPAVTTKFTADDKLDFRMFEVNLQAQLEAGVEGIILGGTLGEASTLLEEERSELVKGTVSMVNNQVPVIMNIAEQTTRAAILAANKAEKDGAKGLMMLPPMRYKASDFETVTYFSEVAKNTSLPIMIYNNPVDYKIEVTLDMFEELLKFDNIQAVKESTRDISNVTRMINRFGDRLKILSGVDTLALESLLMGSDGWVSGLVCAFPKETVAIYKLAKAGRIDEALKIYRWFLPLLELDINSFLVQNIKLAEVATGIGTEYVRAPRLPLQGADREEVLGIIARSLESRPTLPDYKNL is encoded by the coding sequence ATGAGTATTCAATGGAAAGGCGTAATGCCGGCAGTAACAACAAAATTTACTGCAGATGATAAACTAGACTTCAGAATGTTTGAAGTTAATTTACAAGCACAATTAGAAGCAGGTGTTGAAGGAATAATTCTTGGCGGAACATTAGGAGAAGCCAGCACTCTTTTAGAAGAAGAGAGAAGTGAATTGGTAAAAGGTACCGTTAGCATGGTAAACAACCAGGTGCCGGTAATTATGAATATTGCAGAACAAACTACACGTGCTGCAATTTTAGCAGCCAATAAAGCAGAAAAAGATGGAGCAAAAGGATTGATGATGCTGCCTCCAATGCGTTACAAAGCTTCTGATTTTGAAACGGTAACGTATTTTTCTGAAGTGGCAAAAAATACTTCACTTCCAATAATGATATATAACAATCCGGTAGATTATAAAATTGAAGTTACATTGGATATGTTTGAAGAATTGTTAAAATTTGATAACATTCAGGCAGTAAAAGAATCAACAAGAGATATTTCGAATGTAACCAGAATGATTAACCGTTTTGGCGATCGATTAAAGATTTTATCAGGTGTAGATACGCTGGCTTTAGAAAGTTTACTAATGGGGTCTGACGGATGGGTTTCAGGCTTGGTATGTGCTTTCCCAAAAGAAACTGTTGCGATATACAAATTGGCTAAAGCAGGCCGAATTGACGAAGCCTTAAAAATATACAGATGGTTTCTTCCTTTATTAGAGTTAGATATCAATTCATTTTTAGTGCAAAATATTAAGCTTGCAGAAGTAGCAACAGGTATTGGAACAGAATATGTTCGTGCACCGAGATTACCGCTTCAGGGAGCGGATAGAGAAGAAGTTTTGGGAATTATTGCCAGATCTTTAGAATCAAGACCTACTTTGCCTGATTATAAAAACTTGTAA
- a CDS encoding AraC family transcriptional regulator: MKVFPFKIPKSGEDPLIYQEDREIVFYDKLHQHEEIQISFIEKGQGAIFAGDTISHYREGDILMIGSNLPHVFRSEVYENESSIMRTLFFTTNSFGKEFFTLTTFKNIHPFLESSKNGFIIHNAPKKITKSFKKLKKADNYERFILFLEIIKWLSNSDREQLSNHLYDKKITDNEGKRMQTVFEHVMTNYQKNINLDEIASIANMTKNAFCRYFKVRTNKSFFQFLIEVRIEHASKLLANNSELSVLEIAELCGFNNISNFNRKFKELKQTSPLQYRKLNL; the protein is encoded by the coding sequence ATGAAAGTTTTTCCATTTAAAATCCCCAAATCTGGAGAGGATCCTCTTATATATCAAGAGGATAGAGAGATCGTTTTTTACGACAAACTCCATCAACACGAAGAAATTCAAATTAGTTTTATCGAAAAAGGGCAGGGCGCCATTTTTGCCGGCGACACCATTTCGCACTATCGCGAGGGAGACATTTTAATGATTGGCAGCAATTTACCACACGTTTTCAGAAGTGAAGTATACGAAAACGAATCTTCCATCATGCGCACCTTGTTTTTTACGACAAACTCTTTCGGAAAAGAATTCTTCACGCTTACCACTTTCAAAAACATCCATCCTTTTTTGGAAAGTAGTAAAAACGGGTTCATCATTCACAATGCGCCCAAAAAGATTACCAAGTCGTTTAAAAAGCTAAAAAAAGCCGATAATTACGAACGATTTATACTGTTCTTAGAGATCATCAAATGGCTTTCCAACAGCGACAGAGAGCAGCTCTCGAATCACCTGTACGACAAAAAGATTACGGATAATGAAGGCAAACGAATGCAGACTGTATTCGAACACGTCATGACCAATTATCAGAAAAACATTAACCTGGATGAAATTGCTTCGATTGCCAATATGACTAAAAATGCCTTCTGCCGGTATTTTAAAGTCCGGACCAACAAGTCGTTTTTTCAGTTTTTAATCGAAGTGAGAATTGAACATGCCTCGAAGCTGTTGGCCAACAACAGTGAGCTTTCGGTTCTCGAAATTGCCGAATTATGCGGCTTTAATAACATTTCCAATTTCAACCGAAAGTTTAAGGAACTAAAGCAGACTTCTCCGTTGCAATATCGGAAACTGAATCTGTAG
- a CDS encoding endonuclease/exonuclease/phosphatase family protein yields the protein MFFLNIVLTVLTFSIYILPFLAPKSFPLLSVLTLFMPAFFVLNGLFFVYWGIQFKKRLILSGLVLLTGITFISKFYKFSAKEYVRDEKDFSVMSYNVRLFNVFKWLDRDDIPSNIKAFIDEKDPDILCIQEYSNSAHLDLKVYPHRYIFIDGNKIKTGQAIFSKFPIIFEGNIVFPNSDNNVIYADIKRGKDVIRVYNMHLQSIKISPDVSDISNNIDHVNQEKSQLIYTRISKGFRQQQEQAEIFKENIKQCKNPIIICGDMNNSPFSYVYRNIKGKLKDAFEEAGEGFGATYKFRYYPARIDYIFTDSKMKVKQFESFPDFENSDHYPIMTRLSIE from the coding sequence CGCTACTGTCGGTTCTAACGCTCTTTATGCCGGCTTTTTTCGTTCTGAACGGATTGTTCTTCGTTTACTGGGGAATTCAGTTTAAAAAACGACTTATCTTGTCTGGTTTGGTACTGCTAACCGGAATTACTTTTATCAGTAAATTTTATAAATTCTCGGCAAAAGAATACGTCCGCGATGAAAAAGACTTCTCGGTGATGAGTTATAATGTACGCCTTTTTAACGTATTTAAATGGCTCGATCGCGATGATATTCCTTCCAATATTAAAGCTTTTATTGACGAAAAAGATCCCGACATTCTCTGCATTCAGGAATATTCCAACTCAGCCCATCTGGATCTGAAAGTCTACCCGCACCGCTATATTTTTATTGACGGAAATAAAATTAAAACGGGTCAGGCCATTTTTTCAAAATTCCCTATCATATTTGAAGGAAACATTGTTTTCCCAAACTCAGACAATAACGTCATTTATGCGGATATCAAAAGAGGAAAAGATGTTATTCGTGTGTACAACATGCACCTGCAATCCATAAAAATTTCGCCGGATGTGAGTGATATTTCTAATAATATTGATCATGTCAATCAGGAGAAATCACAGTTAATTTATACCCGAATCAGTAAAGGATTCAGACAGCAGCAGGAGCAGGCTGAGATTTTTAAAGAAAATATCAAACAGTGCAAGAACCCGATTATTATTTGTGGAGACATGAACAATAGTCCGTTTTCGTATGTGTACCGAAATATCAAAGGAAAGCTGAAAGATGCTTTTGAAGAAGCAGGAGAAGGGTTTGGAGCAACCTATAAGTTCCGTTATTACCCGGCACGAATTGACTATATTTTTACAGACAGTAAAATGAAAGTGAAACAATTTGAAAGTTTTCCTGACTTCGAAAACTCAGATCATTATCCTATTATGACTAGGTTATCAATTGAATAG